From one Melioribacteraceae bacterium genomic stretch:
- a CDS encoding family 10 glycosylhydrolase, with translation MKKAFIFILIIISISLTAQVNRETRAVWLTTNFRLDWPPTSTDPKIQKSELKKIFDDIKSKRLNTVYFQVRSNGTVMFRSSFEPLSPYISGEVDGKSSYDPLKYAIELAHERGIEIHAWVNVVRCFTGNEKFIFEHPYHIAQRKPQWVIENNRDGKSYWLDMGLPEVRTYLIAIFDELVKNYDVDGLHLDFLRYPGKDFNDDFSFNLYGEGLSLDDWRRDNLNVFVKELSQKVKSVKPLIKIGAAPIGIYKNSSSGSGFEGYGEVYQDSREWLKQKWIDYLVPQIYWPLEGPPRFDKLALDWTNDTFGRSVVLGVAPYKPEVKKQLKRIIDFTRTTKADGIAFFRYGNIKDVFPFTNDYVALPAKMPWIESSIPLEPANLMFNYDSFDASIVTLEWEKPTYSNQLDSTSYFALYSLPDRNAKPSGDTLFEIISSDKNSIKIAIDKPKRINYYFTLKSLNKLWNESINTSNMVEVTFRELSVVADMNKIYESPVLVKEKNETPKILLYSNKEDQIKILDSGGKIVKEANVFAGKNIISLNTSDTESLIIQYVSSGKEVKLPR, from the coding sequence ATGAAAAAAGCATTCATATTTATTCTAATAATCATTTCAATTTCCTTAACAGCTCAAGTTAATAGAGAAACTCGTGCTGTTTGGCTCACTACAAACTTTCGTCTTGATTGGCCTCCAACTTCAACCGATCCTAAAATTCAAAAAAGTGAATTAAAAAAAATCTTTGACGATATTAAAAGTAAACGTCTCAACACTGTTTACTTCCAAGTAAGAAGCAATGGAACCGTGATGTTTCGTTCATCGTTTGAACCATTATCACCTTATATAAGCGGTGAAGTTGACGGAAAATCATCATACGATCCACTTAAATATGCTATTGAATTAGCTCACGAAAGGGGAATTGAAATTCACGCTTGGGTAAATGTTGTAAGGTGTTTTACCGGAAATGAAAAATTTATTTTTGAGCATCCGTATCACATCGCGCAGAGAAAACCTCAGTGGGTAATTGAAAACAATCGTGACGGAAAATCATATTGGCTTGATATGGGCTTGCCCGAAGTTAGAACTTATCTCATAGCAATTTTTGATGAGCTTGTAAAAAATTATGATGTTGACGGATTACATCTGGATTTTTTGCGTTATCCAGGCAAGGATTTTAACGATGACTTTTCATTTAATCTTTACGGTGAAGGACTTTCACTTGATGATTGGCGTAGAGATAATTTAAATGTTTTCGTAAAAGAACTATCGCAAAAAGTTAAATCCGTAAAACCGCTTATAAAAATAGGAGCTGCACCAATCGGGATTTATAAAAACAGCTCAAGCGGCAGCGGATTTGAAGGTTATGGTGAAGTTTATCAAGATTCAAGAGAATGGCTTAAACAAAAATGGATTGATTATTTAGTTCCGCAAATTTATTGGCCGTTGGAAGGTCCGCCCAGATTTGATAAACTTGCTCTTGATTGGACAAATGACACATTCGGAAGAAGTGTTGTCCTCGGTGTTGCGCCTTACAAACCGGAAGTTAAAAAACAATTAAAAAGAATTATCGATTTTACACGCACAACAAAAGCCGACGGAATTGCGTTTTTCCGGTACGGCAATATTAAGGATGTTTTTCCATTTACAAATGATTATGTCGCACTTCCGGCAAAAATGCCATGGATTGAATCTTCTATCCCGCTTGAACCGGCTAACTTAATGTTCAACTACGATTCGTTCGATGCAAGTATCGTAACTTTGGAATGGGAAAAACCAACTTATTCAAATCAACTTGACAGCACAAGTTATTTTGCTCTTTATAGTTTACCGGATAGAAATGCCAAGCCGAGCGGTGATACACTTTTTGAAATTATTTCATCGGATAAAAATTCAATTAAAATTGCCATAGATAAACCGAAAAGAATTAACTATTACTTCACACTAAAATCTCTTAACAAACTTTGGAATGAAAGTATAAATACATCAAATATGGTTGAAGTTACATTCCGGGAACTAAGTGTTGTCGCCGATATGAATAAGATTTATGAGAGCCCGGTTCTTGTAAAAGAAAAAAATGAAACACCAAAAATTTTGCTTTACTCAAATAAAGAAGATCAAATAAAAATTCTTGATTCCGGCGGTAAAATTGTAAAAGAAGCTAATGTCTTTGCCGGGAAGAATATCATTTCTTTAAATACATCTGATACTGAAAGTTTGATAATTCAGTACGTTAGTTCGGGTAAAGAAGTTAAGTTGCCACGTTAG